A stretch of DNA from Arachis hypogaea cultivar Tifrunner chromosome 19, arahy.Tifrunner.gnm2.J5K5, whole genome shotgun sequence:
CTTATTGCGTGTGAAACTGTGCATAGCTTAAGTTAAGGAAAAAGGAAGCAGCAATTATCAAGCTAGATATTTAAAAGGCATATGATTGAGTTAAGTGGAGCTTTGTGGACATCGTTCTGCAGAAGATGGGGTTTGGGTAAAGATGGAGGGAGTGGGTTATGGAGTGTATCGGTACAACCTCGATGTCAGTATTGATAAATGGCTCACAACAAAACCGTTTATAATGGAAAGAGGTTTGTGACAAGCTGATCTACTATCGCCCTTTTTGTTCATGCTCGTTGTTGACGTCCTACATAGAATGGTCGGAGAGGCAGTTAAAAACAGACGTATATCCCCTTTATTGATTGGGAGAGACAATATAGAATTGTTGCATCTTCAGTTCGCAGATGACACTATGTTGTTTTGTCCATCAAAGGAGGAGACTATTAAAAACTACAAGAGACTTCTACGTTGTTTTGAGTTGATGTCGGGGGTTAAGCATCAATTTTAACAAATCCAAATTGATTCCAATTAACTGTGATCAACAGTGGGTGCGACGTATGTGCATCTTGTTGGAGTGCAAGGAAGCTACTCTTCCAGTCAAATACCTTGAAATTCCTCTAGGAGTTAATCCAAGGTTGGTCAAAGCTTGGAAGCCAATAATAGACAAGGTGGAGGAGAAACTCAGCTTATGGAAGTCGAAGGTGCTCAACAAAGCGGAAAAGTTAGTGCTTATCAAAGCTGTCTTAAATAGCTTGCCATTATATTATTTAAGTTTATATAAGATGCCGAAGGCTGTTGTTGAGAAATTGATTTCATTACAGAGAAAATTTTtgtggagtaaggaggatggtAGGAATGGCATAGCTTTGGTTCGATGGAAAGTGGTTCAAGCTCCGAAAAAGCTAGGTGGTTTAGGAGTTGGAGATGCGATGATCTGTAATACAGCACTCTTGTTTAAGTGGTTGTGGAGGTTTTCAAAGGAGGAATGTCCGTTGTGAAAAATGGTAGTATGCTCTTGCAACAATCTCAATCCTAACGAGCTGCTATTCACCCAGGCATTACTTACTAGAAGGGGGTTCATGGAAGGATATCTGTCTACTGCAGATTAAGGAGCAACACGTAAGAGACAAGATGATAACTGGGTTGTTCATGGAGGTTGGAGACGGTAGAAGGACTCGATTTTTGGGAGATGTCTAGTTATATTGTGGCCCTCTAAAGGATAGGTTTCCAAGGCTCTTCTCGGTTTCAATCCAAAAAGGATCTGTCATAGGGGTAtgtgggttctgggatgggttagagtggatttggaacttccaatggaggcgtGAGCTATTTCAATGGGAGTTAGAACTTGTGAATTAGTTGCATAACACTTTGAGGCTGGTTAAACTAGCGGCGGACAGAGAGGATAGGATTGTGTGAAAGTTTGATAGACAAGATGttttttctactaactcatttgtgcaggtattGCAGGAGGAAATGATTCCGAATGACGTAACAAGTTATAGTTTTACCAAGACTATTTGGAAAGGATTAGTCCCCCCAAGAGTGGAGCTGTTTGTTTGGTTTGTCTTGATAGGCATAGTGAATAAAAAAGAAAGTTTGTGTCAGCTCGAAATAGTTAATCATAAGGATAATATGTGTGTTCTATGTAATAAGGATGTTGAAAGTGTTCATCACTTATTTCTTAGATGTGAATTTTCTTGGCAAGTATGGTGTGCAACTGCGCATCGTTATCTCATCTTGACAGACAATAGTCCTTTCCCGGTACTGTGAAGGAACATTTTTTAAGCTGGATAGGTGCAACAATTAGGAAGGAGGAGCGCAAGAAATGGTTTATTTGTTTCTTTGCAATAGTTTGGTCCGTATGGATGAAAAGGAACACGAGACTATTTCAGAATAAAGAAAAAGGTGTGGAAGACACCATTAATATGTCTTTCCTTAGCTACCAAGAGTGGAGGTGTGAAGATCcattttgttgttgatggcaacGTTGAAGATgacaaatgaaaaatgttttaggTTTTGTAAGTTGCTAGGTGGCTACTATTGGTGTTGACTTATTTTAATTCTTTACTTTTTCGCTCCATTTTTGTGTTGAGctcttttgtttaaaaaaaaatattgatactaatatgttttaataattaatatatgttatttgttttgttaattaataataattgtaaGCAGAGGCGGAACTTAATTCAGACAAGGGGGCTAtgaccccaaactttttataaaagaattaatagtactttttcaaaagataaaaaatagttcaattggcttaaatattttactatgacttaaagtacccaataaattcaataagcaacactctctctatctttaagttcaaatataaaaaattagatattttttatttatttaatttaatattattttatattttactatttatttaatttattttttatatgataaaaaataataaaatattcaataaatattaatattattgtatttgtataaattgataaaaaaatttaataaatattataaattttaatatttgtccttctaatttattctttacatattttacaggatatatatttaattttttatataaaataataatgaaaaatcaaagaattgatgcatcttttaagaggaaggctaatatttaaggagaacatataacttttacaatatcaacacattagatagttcttctactttaatgaatcacgaaaaaagtgagaaacaactttcaaaagttcaaaaagttacatctgatgagtttgacTTTAATTTTTTGAAACGAGATCTTGGAAAACgactttaaatttggcaatatctcCCAAACCAGGGAGATGATGTTAGACGAGTTCATCTTAAATGGGTCCATATCAAAAGCATGTTGACAATTATCCTCTATTTGGTTccccaaaattttgtttgacaattatcctCTATTTGtccccccaaaattttgtttcaaatcatTTGTAAGACCACAAACTAAAAGGAATCAAAGTAAACTCTTTAAATTATTCTAAGACTtttcttaaaaagaaaataattcaCAATAACCTTTATATTTCAATTCAGGATAAACTTTTGGTTATTctgtaaaattataaatatattaattgaatttttagttaaaaaaagatttttttttcctgAAAATAAGATGAAACAGATAACATTCTTAGTTTATacattagaatttaaaataaacaacaaaaaaaatctgTGTAAACAATGAGATGAATTGGTACATAGAAATAAGGAATGCTAATGTCACCAAAAAGATAAAGGGTGCACGTTTGAAAATTAACCtgctattaaaaattaaaaaataacaaattttaaattataaattataaagtaaattattgaaataaaatataatagagttaatatttatttaattaatacttataatattttttaaaaaagagtattatatatttttaaaaaaatattatatattataattataacttatcaaattaacttatatatttatatataaatatatatttttttatataaatatattttttatattttcaatatatattatgtattttaatatatattttatataaataacttatttatatataGGTAATTAGATTAGATTCATTTGGCTGAATGGATAAATCCTCCGACTCAAATGTGGTAAGTGGAAAGGGTTAAAATTacgtcaaaataaataataaaaaaaaataacttccgTAACACCAACAAACCCAGCAATAGATAAGTAAAATCTAATACGGtatcaaatattaatatttatgaacctcgaaatttaatttaaacattaatttgtaaacaaaaatattatacatTTCCAATTAAAGCTacattttaatgaataatattatGTTTACATTGGGAAGTCGGAGATTACCCTTACCCGTTTTATTATAATCTATTGTTATAAATATTAGCTCAAGAAGCAGATAATGTCTAAGTTCAAAGTTCTAACACATCGATCTATTGGTGTTATAAAACAAATTTATAAAACAAATTTAGACGCAATTAAGAATAATAACCGATTTATAGTATATTGTGATATCATTTTTCGAAAATGTATtaatagtaaaatttatttacGAGGAAAGATGTACTATACGATTAATTAAGACTACCAAAAAGGAAcccattaaaaaatataacaattttaatCCCAAATAACTACCATTCGCAATATTAAGAAAATCGAATATGAAGATAAACACAATTAGACACAATAAAACATAATTAAGAGTTggtatttaaaatacaaataagcAGTGTAGGACTAATCCTAAAATTCACTGCACAGTTTACACAAAATTTAAAGTATCCTCAGAAAgaccataaaaatataaaagtccgcagaaaataaaattcataacaaaaacaaaaaagccTCATCTTGCCACCGTCGATCAAGAACCCAGTTCTGGGAACAAAAGTTGCGGGACGACGGTGGAGACCTGTAACTAGCTCCGACCAACACGCTTCCTAAACAAGGAGAACAGAAGCTTCGAACAAGGGATAAATACTTATTGAAGAGATGATGCTGGTACCCTTGCACAGATGAACAGCCCTGCAATATTCACTTCTTCTTCTGGGCAGCCTTAGTGACCTTGGCTCCGGTAGCATCCTTCTTCTCCACATTCTTGATAACTCCCACAGCCACAGTTTGACGCATGTCCCTGACGGCAAAACGACCAAGAGGTGGGTACTCAGAGAAGGTTTCCACAACCATGGGCTTGGTGGGAATCATCTTAACAAGACCTGCATCACCATTCTTCAAGAACTTGGGCTCCTTCTCAAGCTCCTTACCAGATCGCCTGTCAATCTTGGTCACGAGCTCAGCAAACTTGACAGCAATGTGGGAGGTGTGGCAATCAAGCACTGGCGCATAGCCATTTCCGATCTGGCCAGGGTGGTTCATGATGATGACTTGGGAGGTGAAGTTAGCAGCCTCCTTGGCAGGGTCATCCTTGGAGTTTGAGGCAACAAAACCACGCTTGAGATCCTTCACTGCAACATTCTTGACGTTGAACCCAACATTGTCACCGGGGAGGGCCTCTGTAAGAGCTTCGTGGTGCATCTCAACAGACTTAACTTCAGTTGTCAGTCCAGTAGGTCCAAAGGTCACAACCATACCGGGCTTCAAGACACCTGTCTCAACACGTCCCACTGGCACAGTTCCAATACCTCCAATCTTGTACACATCCTGAAGAGGTAGACGGAGGGGCTTGTCTGATGGCCTCTTTGGCTCATTGATCTGGTCAAGGGCCTCAAGAAGGGTTGGTCCCTTGTACCAGTCGAGGTTTGTAGACCTCTCAATCATGTTGTCTCCCTCAAAACCAGAGATGGGAACAAATGCGATTTTGTCTGGGTTGTATCCGACCTTCTTCAAGTAGGATGAGACTTCCTTCACGATTTCATCATAACGGGCCTTGGAGTACTTGGGTGTGGTGGCATCCATCTATAGCACAGAAAAGCTAGCATTAGAAAATGAATAAGTAATCAGAAAAGGACAATCAACTCATATTCTGTTTAATCATCTCACCT
This window harbors:
- the LOC112775674 gene encoding elongation factor 1-alpha, which produces MGKEKTHINIVVIGHVDSGKSTTTGHLIYKLGGIDKRVIERFEKEAAEMNKRSFKYAWVLDKLKAERERGITIDIALWKFETTKYYCTVIDAPGHRDFIKNMITGTSQADCAVLIIDSTTGGFEAGISKDGQTREHALLAFTLGVKQMICCCNKMDATTPKYSKARYDEIVKEVSSYLKKVGYNPDKIAFVPISGFEGDNMIERSTNLDWYKGPTLLEALDQINEPKRPSDKPLRLPLQDVYKIGGIGTVPVGRVETGVLKPGMVVTFGPTGLTTEVKSVEMHHEALTEALPGDNVGFNVKNVAVKDLKRGFVASNSKDDPAKEAANFTSQVIIMNHPGQIGNGYAPVLDCHTSHIAVKFAELVTKIDRRSGKELEKEPKFLKNGDAGLVKMIPTKPMVVETFSEYPPLGRFAVRDMRQTVAVGVIKNVEKKDATGAKVTKAAQKKK